The following coding sequences lie in one bacterium genomic window:
- a CDS encoding sulfite exporter TauE/SafE family protein, translating to MLLIAGGLVAGFINTLAGGGSFLTVPLLVMVGLPPTVANATNRLAVFVQSVSAVAGFRQEGVREMGTAVRVLPAALLGSWIGAYVASHVPDREFGRAFGLIMLAALPIILWNPKPRESGPTSGAGLPFWLRQLLYFGIGLYGGAIQAGIGIPLLLALAAAGGLDLVRANSVKVVLVAALTAIALVQFAWADKVRWVYGAVLAVGSGLGGYAGSRFGARVGERLIRPVLTLAVIGLAFRLLLAPGN from the coding sequence GTGCTGTTGATCGCAGGCGGGCTGGTCGCGGGATTCATCAACACGCTGGCGGGAGGAGGCTCTTTTCTCACCGTGCCGCTGCTGGTGATGGTCGGTCTGCCACCGACGGTGGCCAACGCTACCAACCGACTCGCCGTGTTCGTGCAAAGCGTCTCGGCGGTCGCCGGCTTTCGTCAGGAAGGTGTGCGCGAAATGGGAACCGCCGTGCGCGTACTACCGGCGGCTCTGCTCGGTTCCTGGATCGGCGCGTACGTCGCATCCCACGTACCCGATCGCGAGTTCGGTCGGGCGTTTGGCCTGATCATGCTCGCGGCCCTGCCGATCATTCTCTGGAATCCCAAACCCAGGGAGTCGGGCCCGACTTCAGGGGCCGGTTTGCCATTCTGGCTGCGCCAACTGCTGTACTTCGGGATCGGGTTGTACGGCGGTGCAATCCAGGCGGGGATCGGCATTCCACTGTTGCTGGCGCTGGCCGCCGCCGGGGGTCTCGACCTGGTGCGCGCCAATAGCGTCAAGGTCGTGCTGGTCGCGGCTCTCACGGCGATTGCACTCGTGCAGTTCGCTTGGGCCGATAAAGTGCGCTGGGTTTACGGTGCAGTGCTCGCGGTCGGTTCGGGACTCGGTGGGTACGCTGGGTCTCGGTTTGGCGCACGTGTCGGTGAACGTCTCATCCGTCCGGTCTTGACGCTCGCGGTGATCGGCCTCGCCTTCCGGCTTTTGCTGGCCCCTGGAAACTGA
- the ruvB gene encoding Holliday junction branch migration DNA helicase RuvB: protein MSQRDEVLEPEPDDLEHGVEEQLRPASLEEFVGQERLVSNLRVFIQAARDRRQSLDHTLFYGPPGLGKTALAHVIAREMDAPLRVTAGPVIERAGDLAAILTNLEPGGVLFIDEIHRLHPAIEEILYPAMEDYKLDLIIGQGPSAQTVKIDLPHFTLIGATTRAGLLTSPLRDRFGVISRLAYYPPADLVRIIERSARILDVPTAPEGALEIASRSRGTPRLSNRLLRRVRDYAEVEGEGKITLAIARHALDQLEVDEAGFDRMDRELLLALIEKYAGGPVGIDTLAAAIGEDKGTIEDIYEPFLIQEGFLDRTPRGRVATVRAFEHFGISPGTPGNPATRQGRLL from the coding sequence GTGTCGCAGCGGGATGAAGTTCTCGAACCCGAACCCGATGACCTGGAACACGGTGTCGAGGAGCAGCTTCGTCCCGCCAGCCTCGAGGAGTTCGTAGGTCAGGAACGCCTGGTCTCGAACCTGCGCGTGTTCATCCAGGCGGCGCGAGATCGCCGCCAGTCCCTGGACCATACGCTCTTCTACGGCCCACCCGGCCTGGGCAAGACCGCTCTCGCCCACGTGATTGCTCGCGAGATGGATGCGCCGCTGCGGGTGACGGCGGGGCCTGTGATCGAACGGGCCGGTGACCTGGCTGCCATCCTGACCAATCTGGAACCGGGTGGTGTGCTGTTCATCGACGAGATCCATCGACTCCACCCGGCGATCGAGGAGATCCTGTATCCCGCGATGGAGGACTACAAACTCGATCTGATCATCGGGCAGGGACCTTCCGCGCAGACGGTCAAGATCGATCTGCCGCACTTCACTCTGATCGGTGCGACCACGCGCGCGGGTCTGTTGACGTCGCCGCTGCGCGACCGCTTCGGCGTGATTTCGCGGCTGGCGTATTACCCTCCCGCGGATCTCGTGCGTATCATCGAACGCAGCGCGCGCATTCTCGACGTGCCCACCGCTCCCGAAGGTGCCCTCGAGATTGCGAGCCGTTCGCGCGGTACGCCGCGTCTGTCGAACCGCTTGCTGCGGCGCGTGCGCGACTATGCGGAAGTCGAGGGCGAGGGAAAGATCACGCTCGCGATCGCGCGCCATGCGCTCGATCAACTCGAGGTGGATGAAGCGGGCTTCGATCGCATGGATCGCGAGCTGCTCCTGGCGCTGATCGAGAAGTACGCGGGTGGTCCGGTCGGTATCGACACACTGGCTGCGGCGATCGGCGAGGACAAAGGCACGATCGAAGATATCTACGAGCCGTTTCTGATCCAGGAGGGATTCCTCGACCGCACGCCGCGCGGGCGTGTGGCGACGGTGCGGGCGTTCGAGCACTTCGGCATATCCCCGGGCACGCCCGGAAATCCCGCCACGCGCCAGGGCCGGCTGCTCTGA
- the ruvA gene encoding Holliday junction branch migration protein RuvA, which translates to MITRLEGVLAEKTLEEVVIDVNGVGYEVRVPLSTFFELPDPGKLVRLRIHTHVREDAFQLFGFLSDSERGVFRLLLGISGVGPRLALGILGGLPVDQLLRAIRGAELATLVAIPGVGKKTAERIIVDLRDSLGKLEEPPVRDDAPPDAQQACLSALLNLGYARNQAERAVRAALETLPEAPPLEVLIKEALRVAAG; encoded by the coding sequence ATGATCACTCGCCTGGAGGGGGTTCTGGCCGAGAAAACACTCGAGGAAGTCGTGATCGACGTGAACGGCGTCGGATACGAGGTGCGGGTTCCCCTGTCGACGTTCTTCGAGTTACCCGATCCGGGCAAGCTGGTGCGCCTGCGCATCCACACGCACGTGCGCGAAGATGCCTTCCAGCTCTTCGGGTTCCTGAGCGATTCGGAACGCGGGGTATTTCGACTGCTGCTCGGGATCAGCGGAGTGGGGCCTCGGCTCGCGCTCGGGATCCTCGGGGGCCTGCCCGTCGATCAGCTCTTGCGCGCGATCCGCGGCGCTGAGCTGGCCACTCTGGTCGCGATTCCCGGCGTCGGGAAAAAGACCGCCGAGCGGATTATCGTCGACCTGCGCGATTCGCTCGGCAAGCTGGAGGAGCCACCTGTTCGGGACGACGCTCCTCCCGACGCTCAGCAGGCGTGTCTCTCCGCGCTGCTGAATCTGGGCTACGCTCGTAACCAGGCGGAGCGGGCGGTGCGCGCGGCGCTCGAGACGCTTCCCGAAGCTCCGCCGCTCGAAGTCCTGATCAAGGAGGCTCTGCGTGTCGCAGCGGGATGA
- the ruvC gene encoding crossover junction endodeoxyribonuclease RuvC codes for MRILGIDPGSRAMGYGVVQREGSKLRRIGSGVIRPRGGSMPERLAELYEKLSAVIAEHSPETAALESVFLARNPRSALLLGQARGVALAACGAAGLDTAEYAPTEVKMAVAGYGRAEKSQVQGMIVRLLALDRVPGSDEADALAVAICHGARRGTARAAARALEQGRLER; via the coding sequence TTGCGCATCTTGGGGATTGATCCCGGCTCTCGGGCGATGGGTTACGGCGTCGTGCAACGCGAGGGATCGAAGCTGCGCAGGATCGGCAGCGGAGTGATCCGGCCGCGCGGCGGCAGTATGCCTGAGCGCCTGGCCGAGTTGTACGAGAAGCTCTCGGCCGTGATCGCGGAGCACAGCCCGGAAACCGCAGCCCTCGAATCCGTCTTTCTCGCTCGCAATCCGCGTTCGGCACTTCTGCTCGGGCAAGCTCGGGGTGTCGCCCTGGCGGCCTGCGGAGCCGCGGGCCTCGATACCGCGGAGTACGCGCCCACGGAAGTGAAGATGGCGGTGGCCGGTTACGGTCGCGCAGAAAAGTCCCAGGTTCAGGGGATGATCGTGCGCCTGCTGGCACTGGACCGCGTTCCGGGAAGTGATGAAGCCGACGCGTTGGCGGTGGCGATCTGTCACGGCGCGCGCCGCGGAACGGCTCGTGCGGCGGCGCGAGCCCTCGAGCAAGGGAGATTGGAACGATGA
- a CDS encoding YebC/PmpR family DNA-binding transcriptional regulator gives MSGHSKWSTIKRKKGVADAKRGKVFTQLIREISIAAKLGGGDPDSNPRLRLSVDKARGLNMPKDNIERAIKKGTGELEGGTLEEIRYEGYGPAGVAVIVDTLTDNRNRTVSEVRHAFSKYGGNLGSSGCVAFLFDRLGILEFDREGLDAEALVEAAIEADAKDVLEEDETVTVQSAPEDFHTVKEALDKAGFKPASAEIEMLPQTSVSLSGKESESMLKLYELLDEHEDVKQVYSNFDIPEDVLLEAMKAS, from the coding sequence ATGTCCGGTCACTCCAAATGGTCCACGATCAAGCGAAAAAAGGGGGTTGCTGACGCCAAGCGCGGCAAGGTCTTCACCCAGTTGATTCGCGAGATCAGCATCGCGGCAAAACTCGGCGGGGGCGATCCCGACTCGAACCCGCGCTTGCGGCTTTCGGTGGACAAAGCCCGGGGCCTGAACATGCCCAAGGACAACATCGAACGCGCGATCAAGAAAGGTACGGGCGAACTGGAAGGCGGTACCCTCGAGGAGATCCGCTACGAAGGCTATGGCCCGGCCGGGGTCGCGGTGATCGTCGACACGCTGACGGATAATCGCAATCGCACGGTCAGCGAGGTGCGTCACGCCTTCAGCAAGTACGGCGGCAATCTGGGGTCCAGCGGTTGCGTGGCCTTCCTCTTCGATCGCCTGGGTATCCTGGAATTCGATCGCGAGGGTCTGGACGCAGAAGCCCTGGTCGAAGCCGCGATCGAGGCCGACGCCAAGGACGTGCTGGAAGAAGATGAAACGGTGACCGTCCAGAGCGCGCCCGAGGATTTTCACACCGTAAAAGAGGCTCTCGACAAGGCCGGTTTCAAGCCGGCCAGCGCCGAGATCGAGATGCTGCCGCAGACCTCGGTCAGCCTCTCGGGCAAGGAATCCGAGTCGATGCTGAAGCTGTACGAGCTACTCGATGAACACGAAGACGTGAAACAGGTTTACTCCAACTTCGACATTCCCGAAGATGTCCTGCTCGAGGCGATGAAAGCCAGCTGA
- a CDS encoding Hsp70 family protein: MGNETVIGIDLGTSNSCVASIIDGNPVVLANEFDEHTTASVVAFKEDGSVNVGNQAKAQVILDPKNTVSSAKRLIGRYSFSEEVRKAKAICRYEIVEGENHSVRVRICGEERSIPEFSAHVLSEMKRVAEKRLGKAITGAVITVPAYFNDNQRQATKDAGRIANLEILRILNEPTAAALAYGYGKNLKQKVLVYDLGGGTFDVSVLEIEDDVYEVLSTCGDTYLGGDDFDDRLIDVLADEVKQNHGVNVRTDPMAFEKLKVAAESGKIALSEADSTQISIPELAQVAGETIGLEYTLTRREFEKLCQDLIHRTFKVCDEALQQASLTTRDLDGVIMVGGSTRLPIIRKSVSQYFQREPEVDVNPDEVVAVGAAIHAESLVSNSSETYLLDVTPLTLRLGIVGGVTEPIIERNSPVPIDHTRVFTTVQDHQEAIAVRIFQGEEREIEANTLLGEFEFSGFTPGPRGQVQIEVQFAIDTEGIVKVSARDPKTGVEASTTVSMSSGLSDEELQQIMERNSSMAAGVPEAIADDETLLPLPPPQSADEEEFLALPEVETSATHDAADGELFGAVGELSEAPPEEMQGTQQSVIDLSGSLPNEDLTEPEDVPMLGSDDVMELETSQPLNPGAEPIDLGGSLPAEDGFDASQISDDQVEEQLSELFEADDLMDAELLGDPEDG, encoded by the coding sequence TTGGGCAACGAAACCGTCATTGGAATAGACCTGGGCACCAGCAACTCGTGCGTGGCGAGCATCATCGACGGGAACCCGGTGGTTCTCGCCAATGAGTTTGACGAGCACACGACTGCGTCCGTGGTCGCCTTCAAAGAAGACGGCTCGGTCAACGTCGGCAACCAGGCCAAGGCGCAGGTCATTCTGGATCCGAAAAACACCGTTTCGTCGGCCAAGCGCCTGATCGGGCGTTACAGCTTCAGCGAGGAAGTGCGCAAGGCCAAGGCGATCTGTCGCTATGAAATCGTCGAAGGCGAAAACCACTCGGTCCGGGTTCGCATTTGCGGCGAGGAACGCAGCATTCCCGAATTCTCGGCCCATGTCCTCAGCGAGATGAAGAGGGTGGCCGAGAAGAGACTCGGCAAGGCAATCACCGGCGCGGTCATTACCGTGCCGGCCTATTTCAACGACAACCAGCGCCAGGCCACCAAGGACGCGGGCAGGATCGCCAATCTCGAAATCCTGCGAATTCTGAACGAGCCGACGGCGGCCGCGCTGGCCTATGGCTACGGCAAGAATCTGAAACAGAAGGTTCTGGTCTACGACCTCGGTGGCGGAACCTTCGACGTATCGGTCCTCGAGATCGAAGACGATGTCTATGAGGTTCTTTCGACCTGCGGCGATACCTATCTGGGCGGCGACGACTTCGACGATCGCTTGATCGATGTGCTGGCGGACGAGGTCAAACAGAACCACGGCGTCAATGTGCGAACCGATCCGATGGCTTTCGAGAAGCTCAAGGTCGCAGCCGAGAGCGGAAAGATCGCGCTGTCCGAGGCCGATTCGACGCAGATCAGCATTCCCGAACTGGCCCAGGTCGCAGGCGAAACGATTGGTCTGGAGTACACGCTCACCCGCAGGGAATTCGAAAAACTCTGCCAGGACCTGATTCACCGCACATTCAAGGTCTGCGACGAGGCGCTCCAGCAGGCGAGTCTCACGACGCGCGACCTCGATGGAGTGATCATGGTCGGTGGCTCGACGCGCTTGCCGATCATTCGCAAATCGGTCTCCCAGTACTTTCAGAGAGAACCCGAAGTCGACGTCAATCCCGATGAGGTCGTGGCCGTCGGAGCGGCCATCCACGCAGAGTCCCTGGTGTCGAATTCAAGCGAGACCTACCTGCTCGACGTCACACCGCTCACGCTGCGACTCGGGATTGTCGGAGGAGTGACCGAGCCGATCATCGAGCGCAACAGCCCGGTTCCCATCGACCACACCCGGGTCTTCACCACGGTACAGGATCACCAGGAAGCGATCGCCGTAAGGATCTTCCAGGGCGAGGAGCGCGAGATCGAAGCCAATACCCTGCTCGGCGAATTCGAGTTCTCGGGCTTCACACCGGGTCCGCGCGGCCAGGTGCAGATCGAAGTTCAGTTTGCGATCGATACCGAGGGCATCGTCAAGGTGTCGGCACGCGATCCAAAGACCGGAGTCGAGGCTTCGACGACGGTCTCGATGTCGAGCGGTCTCTCGGATGAGGAACTGCAGCAGATCATGGAGCGGAACAGCTCCATGGCGGCCGGCGTTCCGGAAGCCATCGCGGATGACGAAACCCTGCTACCCCTACCGCCTCCCCAATCCGCCGACGAAGAGGAATTCCTGGCTCTTCCTGAGGTCGAAACCAGTGCGACCCACGACGCGGCCGACGGCGAACTCTTCGGTGCGGTGGGCGAACTTTCCGAAGCCCCTCCCGAAGAAATGCAGGGCACACAACAAAGCGTCATCGACCTCTCGGGAAGCCTCCCGAACGAAGACCTGACCGAACCCGAAGACGTGCCGATGCTCGGAAGCGATGACGTGATGGAACTCGAGACCAGTCAGCCGCTGAACCCGGGGGCCGAGCCGATCGACCTCGGCGGAAGCCTGCCGGCAGAGGACGGGTTCGACGCTTCCCAGATCTCCGACGATCAGGTCGAAGAACAACTCAGTGAGTTGTTCGAAGCCGACGACCTGATGGACGCAGAACTCCTCGGGGACCCCGAGGACGGCTGA
- a CDS encoding DnaJ domain-containing protein, protein MNIAEIKALVRMLDRIDYYRLLKVGADSQLSEIKPAYRTARRRFHPDDYLSEGEEVRNAVDLISRRITEAYMVLRDRGQRAAYDRTLERGGTRFTAESAEDAKTRAGEHRGLTAKGRRFSALCDEDERRGDLAKAQLNLKMALTFEPKNEAFKKRLGLLQERMKK, encoded by the coding sequence ATGAACATCGCCGAGATCAAAGCGCTGGTGCGGATGCTCGATCGCATCGACTACTACCGACTACTCAAAGTCGGCGCAGATTCCCAGCTCAGCGAGATCAAGCCGGCCTATCGAACGGCGCGACGCCGCTTCCATCCGGACGACTATCTGTCGGAAGGAGAAGAGGTCCGAAACGCCGTGGATCTGATTTCGCGACGCATCACCGAGGCCTACATGGTGCTGCGCGACCGCGGACAGCGCGCGGCCTACGATCGCACGCTCGAACGCGGCGGGACCCGTTTCACCGCGGAATCCGCAGAGGACGCGAAGACCAGGGCGGGCGAACACCGCGGCCTGACTGCGAAAGGCCGGCGCTTTTCGGCGCTTTGCGATGAGGACGAGCGCCGGGGCGACCTCGCCAAGGCCCAGTTGAACCTCAAGATGGCGCTCACGTTCGAGCCCAAGAACGAGGCCTTCAAGAAGCGCCTCGGCCTGCTCCAGGAGCGCATGAAGAAGTAG
- a CDS encoding Zn-ribbon domain-containing OB-fold protein: MSEEAAASKPLPIVPFLKIPDSGDPYLEGSECKKCKAVFLGSRSVCSSCGARDQLAVKKLSNRGELYVFSITYRSFPGIETPYVSAVVDLDGGGTVKGNLIDIEPDPEKIKMGMPVELIYEIAPRKDREGNEYLTYYFKPANA, from the coding sequence ATGAGTGAGGAAGCTGCGGCCTCGAAGCCGCTCCCGATCGTCCCCTTCCTGAAGATCCCCGATAGCGGCGATCCCTATCTCGAAGGCTCGGAATGCAAAAAGTGCAAGGCGGTTTTCCTGGGCTCGCGCTCGGTCTGCTCGAGTTGCGGGGCACGAGATCAGCTTGCAGTGAAGAAACTGTCGAATCGCGGTGAGCTGTACGTATTCTCGATCACCTACCGATCGTTTCCGGGCATCGAGACGCCCTATGTTTCGGCGGTCGTCGACCTCGACGGCGGTGGCACGGTGAAGGGCAACCTGATCGACATCGAGCCGGACCCCGAGAAGATCAAGATGGGAATGCCCGTCGAGTTGATCTACGAGATCGCGCCCCGCAAGGACCGCGAGGGCAATGAATACCTGACCTATTACTTCAAGCCGGCAAACGCCTAA
- a CDS encoding thiolase family protein, translating into MKMGNDVYVLGIDMIKFGKFPERSVPDLGAEAALLALDDAGVTINDCQALYCGNLMQASAMVGQRLLQEIGQTGIAVVNCANACATGATAFREGWTAIKAGLYDMVLCVGVEQMAGAGLLGGGGGGKGIPTEGLLGSGTMPAVFAEAGMEHSRKYGTTFEQFAKVSVKNHHHSTMNPKARYQIETPLEDVMGAEMISYPNTKLMCSVNVDGAAAAVICSEKKARELGMKRAVKVRASVLTSDRWTQRDLTMPDVNTCTRDAAAQAYEMAGVGADELNLIELHDCFATAEILHYENLGICKDGEAGRMIDEGHVALGGRIPVNASGGLLSKGHPLGATGIANIYEVSTHLRGEAEKRQVPNARLGLTHVIGLGSACAIHILEAPSS; encoded by the coding sequence ATGAAAATGGGCAACGACGTCTACGTCCTCGGCATTGACATGATCAAGTTCGGCAAGTTTCCGGAGCGCAGCGTTCCGGACCTCGGCGCGGAAGCAGCTCTGCTCGCGCTCGATGATGCCGGCGTAACCATCAACGACTGCCAGGCGCTCTATTGCGGCAACCTGATGCAGGCCAGTGCCATGGTCGGCCAGCGGCTACTGCAGGAGATCGGGCAGACGGGCATCGCGGTCGTGAACTGCGCGAACGCGTGCGCCACCGGGGCCACCGCGTTCAGAGAAGGCTGGACCGCGATCAAGGCCGGCCTCTACGACATGGTGCTCTGCGTCGGCGTCGAGCAGATGGCTGGCGCCGGTCTTCTGGGCGGTGGCGGAGGCGGAAAAGGCATTCCGACCGAAGGCCTTCTGGGCTCGGGAACCATGCCCGCGGTATTCGCCGAAGCCGGAATGGAGCACTCCCGCAAGTACGGTACGACCTTCGAGCAGTTCGCGAAGGTTTCGGTGAAGAACCATCACCACTCCACGATGAATCCAAAGGCGCGTTACCAGATCGAGACGCCGCTCGAGGATGTGATGGGCGCGGAGATGATCTCCTACCCGAACACCAAGCTCATGTGCTCGGTCAACGTCGATGGCGCCGCTGCGGCAGTGATCTGCTCCGAGAAGAAGGCCCGGGAGCTGGGAATGAAGCGCGCGGTCAAGGTCCGAGCTTCGGTCCTGACCAGCGATCGCTGGACCCAGCGCGACCTCACCATGCCCGATGTGAATACCTGCACGCGGGACGCGGCAGCACAGGCCTACGAGATGGCCGGGGTTGGCGCGGACGAGCTGAACCTGATCGAGCTCCACGATTGCTTCGCCACCGCCGAAATCCTGCACTACGAGAACCTGGGAATCTGCAAGGACGGAGAAGCCGGTCGCATGATCGACGAAGGCCATGTGGCACTCGGCGGACGCATCCCGGTGAACGCTTCAGGCGGCCTGCTCTCGAAGGGGCATCCACTGGGCGCGACTGGCATCGCCAATATCTACGAAGTCTCGACACACCTGAGGGGTGAGGCGGAGAAGCGCCAGGTCCCGAACGCCCGACTCGGTCTCACACACGTGATCGGTCTGGGGTCGGCCTGCGCGATTCACATCCTCGAAGCGCCCTCTTCCTGA
- a CDS encoding SUF system NifU family Fe-S cluster assembly protein, whose product MSERDAVEALYREVVLDHYRHPRNCEALASPSASFLVLNPTCGDQVRVDVRLDGERIEEVSARTRGCSIAVAAGSVMTEMVRGLGADEVDKLAGALTRLVTGESAGEDLDPRLRAFARVADLPSRRRCAQLPWEALAQALEESQEEGASRM is encoded by the coding sequence ATGTCTGAGCGCGACGCGGTCGAAGCCCTGTATCGCGAGGTGGTGCTCGATCACTACCGACACCCGCGCAATTGCGAGGCACTCGCGTCGCCTTCCGCCAGTTTCCTGGTGCTCAATCCGACCTGTGGAGATCAGGTGCGAGTCGACGTGCGACTGGACGGCGAGCGGATCGAAGAGGTGAGCGCGCGCACGCGTGGCTGCAGCATTGCGGTGGCGGCCGGTAGCGTGATGACCGAGATGGTTCGGGGTCTTGGGGCCGACGAGGTCGACAAACTGGCCGGCGCCCTGACCCGTCTGGTGACGGGCGAGAGCGCCGGCGAAGACCTGGATCCGCGACTGCGCGCTTTCGCGCGCGTCGCGGATCTACCTTCTCGTCGGCGCTGCGCTCAGCTTCCCTGGGAAGCTCTCGCGCAGGCGCTCGAAGAAAGTCAGGAAGAGGGCGCTTCGAGGATGTGA
- a CDS encoding XdhC family protein has translation MAAPSVREFLDVLHTRLGAGERIAVASVISVDGSASAQPGSKAIIDARGARIFGWVGGGCAETEVRDAALQVLTDERPRVIRIDLNDEVLGVGMPCGGFMEVFIEPMIPPPNLVVLGHGRIAELVASLGSELGFFVCVNDPLANETEFPRADERVVEDLEYAKLECDGAYVVIATQHRSDYEALRRVLRQQPSYVGLVASRKRSALLFERLREDGFANEVLRRVSAPAGLDLGAATPEEIALSIVAELSQKRRGGRSSGRPLVEVKGAAIAPEPVQANEETATSGRRSR, from the coding sequence ATGGCGGCGCCGTCGGTTCGTGAGTTTCTCGACGTGCTCCACACCCGTTTGGGTGCGGGGGAGCGGATTGCGGTGGCCAGTGTGATCTCGGTCGACGGCAGCGCGTCGGCGCAACCGGGTTCCAAGGCGATCATCGACGCTCGCGGTGCGAGGATCTTCGGCTGGGTCGGGGGTGGCTGCGCGGAGACCGAAGTGCGCGACGCGGCCCTCCAGGTCCTGACAGATGAACGTCCTCGCGTGATCCGCATCGATCTCAACGACGAAGTCCTGGGCGTGGGTATGCCCTGCGGCGGGTTCATGGAGGTCTTCATCGAGCCGATGATTCCGCCTCCGAATCTCGTGGTCCTGGGCCACGGCCGAATCGCAGAGTTGGTGGCCAGCCTGGGCAGCGAACTGGGTTTCTTCGTCTGCGTCAACGATCCGCTGGCGAACGAAACCGAGTTTCCGAGGGCGGACGAGCGCGTCGTCGAAGATCTCGAGTACGCCAAGCTGGAGTGCGACGGAGCCTACGTCGTGATCGCTACGCAGCACAGGAGCGACTACGAGGCGCTGCGACGCGTGTTGCGGCAACAGCCCTCGTATGTGGGTCTGGTCGCGAGTCGCAAACGAAGCGCGCTGCTGTTCGAGCGCTTGCGGGAAGACGGGTTCGCGAACGAAGTACTGCGCAGGGTTTCGGCCCCCGCTGGCCTGGACCTGGGCGCAGCGACGCCCGAGGAGATCGCGCTGTCGATCGTTGCCGAGCTGTCTCAAAAGCGCCGAGGCGGACGCTCGAGCGGCCGACCCCTGGTTGAGGTGAAGGGTGCAGCCATCGCTCCCGAACCCGTCCAGGCAAACGAGGAGACGGCCACTTCCGGGAGGCGTTCCCGCTGA